Proteins from a single region of Clostridiales bacterium:
- a CDS encoding transposase gives MCGSVHHANDRSYVCECGFRTHRDLLRAMNICRSTEYVGNRHTA, from the coding sequence ATTTGTGGAAGTGTACATCACGCAAATGATAGAAGCTATGTGTGTGAATGTGGGTTTCGTACACATAGGGATTTGCTTAGAGCAATGAATATATGTAGATCAACTGAGTATGTTGGTAACAGACATACTGCATAG